The following are encoded in a window of Telopea speciosissima isolate NSW1024214 ecotype Mountain lineage unplaced genomic scaffold, Tspe_v1 Tspe_v1.0122, whole genome shotgun sequence genomic DNA:
- the LOC122647718 gene encoding aconitate hydratase 1-like, whose translation MRDAMNKLGSDSSKINPLVPVDLVVDHSVQVDVARSENAVKANMDLEFQRNKERFPFLKWGSTAFHNMLLVPPGSGIVHQVNLEYLDRVVFNTDGLLYADSVVGTDSHTTMIDGLGVAGWGVGGIEAEVAMLGQPMSMVLPGVVGFKLTRKFLDGVTTTDLVLTVTQMLRYYLNYL comes from the exons GTTCCAGTGGATCTTGTTGTTGATCATTCCGTTCAGGTGGATGTAGCAAGATCAGAAAATGCAGTGAAGGCAAATATGGATCTTGAATTCCAGAGGAACAAGGAGAGATTTCCTTTTCTTAAATGGGGATCTACTGCTTTTCATAACATGCTGCTTGTTCCTCCAGGCTCTGGTATCGTGCATCAG GTTAACCTGGAATACCTTGATCGGGTTGTATTCAACACTGATGGCCTGCTGTACGCTGATAGTGTGGTTGGAACTGATTCCCATACAACTATGATTGATGGGTTAGGAGTTGCTGGATGGGGAGTTGGAGGAATTGAAGCAGAGGTAGCAATGCTTGGCCAG CCCATGAGCATGGTATTACCTGGTGTTGTTGGGTTCAAGTTGACCAGAAAGTTCCTAGATGGGGTCACCACCACCGACTTAGTTTTAACTGTAACCCAAATGTTGAGGTATTACTTGAATTACCTCTAA